The following proteins come from a genomic window of Flavobacterium eburneipallidum:
- a CDS encoding STAS/SEC14 domain-containing protein, with protein sequence MIEKIQGLPDNMVGFRSEGEVVKEDLEFVTEEVKLLVEKTDKLNYLLFLDNSPADFTLGAWLQDALLGIKNITKWNRAAIVTDSQTVIDLTDVFSKIMPGTFRGFKKAEYHLAIDWTSEKIDLE encoded by the coding sequence ATGATAGAGAAAATACAAGGACTGCCAGATAATATGGTTGGTTTTAGAAGCGAAGGGGAAGTGGTAAAAGAAGATTTAGAATTTGTTACTGAAGAAGTGAAACTTTTAGTTGAAAAAACAGATAAATTGAATTACCTCCTTTTTCTAGATAATTCGCCAGCTGATTTTACATTAGGGGCTTGGTTGCAAGATGCTTTATTGGGTATAAAAAATATTACCAAATGGAATCGAGCTGCAATTGTAACAGATTCGCAAACAGTAATAGATTTAACAGATGTGTTTAGCAAAATTATGCCAGGCACATTTAGAGGTTTTAAGAAAGCAGAATATCATCTTGCTATTGATTGGACTTCTGAAAAAATTGATTTAGAATAG
- a CDS encoding DedA family protein, whose protein sequence is MNDFDWGQLINPEFYITLKLGGIQIGLYMVLFIVFAETGLFAGFFLPGDSLLFLAGIYNRELLQTIFVLENGFLNVTILSVLVAVAGIFGNMVGYWFGAKSGVYLFKKEDTFWFKKHYLLQSKDFFEKYGGKAIIFARFLPIFRTFAPIVAGIVAMDKKKFMFYNILSSFLWSFLLIFSGHYLYGLFKEQWGIDLKEHIEKIIIIIILASTLPVIFKLLKKKVKS, encoded by the coding sequence ATGAATGATTTCGATTGGGGGCAATTAATTAACCCTGAATTTTATATTACTTTGAAACTTGGTGGAATCCAAATAGGATTATACATGGTTTTGTTTATTGTTTTTGCAGAAACAGGACTTTTTGCAGGTTTTTTTCTTCCAGGCGATAGTTTGCTTTTTCTAGCAGGAATTTATAACCGAGAGTTGCTTCAAACCATTTTTGTATTGGAGAATGGTTTTCTGAATGTGACTATATTGTCAGTTTTAGTAGCAGTTGCAGGTATTTTTGGCAATATGGTAGGCTATTGGTTTGGTGCTAAAAGCGGTGTTTATTTGTTTAAAAAAGAAGATACTTTTTGGTTCAAGAAGCATTACTTATTACAGTCCAAAGATTTCTTCGAAAAGTATGGCGGTAAAGCGATTATTTTTGCTAGATTTTTGCCAATTTTCAGAACTTTTGCTCCGATAGTGGCAGGAATTGTTGCCATGGACAAAAAGAAATTTATGTTCTATAATATTTTGAGTTCTTTTTTATGGTCGTTTCTATTAATATTTTCAGGACATTATTTGTATGGTCTGTTCAAAGAGCAATGGGGAATTGATTTGAAAGAACACATCGAAAAGATTATCATCATTATTATTTTAGCATCGACTTTACCAGTGATATTCAAATTGTTGAAGAAAAAAGTAAAATCATAG
- a CDS encoding heavy-metal-associated domain-containing protein encodes MKNIFLGMMLLMVALSTQAQAKKNKNAKYTVMVNGNCEQCQRRIQKAAFSVAGVKMANWNIETHKLDVTLNEEKTSISEVKKAVAKVGHDAGEVRSTQETYDKLHHCCQYEREEIKK; translated from the coding sequence ATGAAAAATATTTTTTTAGGAATGATGTTACTAATGGTAGCACTTTCTACACAAGCACAAGCTAAAAAGAATAAAAACGCCAAATATACCGTTATGGTAAACGGTAATTGCGAACAATGCCAAAGACGCATTCAAAAAGCGGCTTTCTCTGTAGCTGGCGTAAAAATGGCCAATTGGAATATCGAAACCCATAAATTAGACGTAACTCTTAATGAAGAAAAAACTTCGATCAGTGAAGTCAAAAAGGCTGTGGCCAAAGTAGGTCATGATGCTGGAGAAGTACGATCAACACAAGAAACTTACGATAAATTGCACCATTGTTGTCAATACGAAAGAGAGGAAATTAAGAAATAG
- a CDS encoding TonB-dependent receptor plug domain-containing protein — translation MKKQISILLLMLFCVFNSYSQDSLLEVKVQSQRKSLQKSSKITANTTLLTSKELLKAACCNLAESFETNPSIDVNFSDALTGTKQIKMLGLTSPYLMITEENIPSVRGASQAYGLSFTPGTWVESIQITKGAGSVVNGYESISGQINTELIKPVNDIPFFLNAYGSTDSRFELNTHFNTKISDKWASSMFVHGNTRIAKNDMNDDGFLDNPLAKQINVLNRWQYTDAEKGWVSFINFRYMNDEKQTGEMDFDPKKDKGTTSFWGSEINTERFNVSAKLGYVFPEMPYQSIGFQNAFDSHNQDSYFGLNQYNIKQSSYYSNLIFNSIINNTMNKFATGLNFTYDKYQEFVNVTDYSRIDNSVGAFFEYTFDNSSNFSFIAGGRIDNHNRLGVFVTPRLHARYNPWAKGVLRASAGRGKRSANIFAENQPLFASSRAFEILDSNGKIYGLDPEIAWNYGLSFNQGFFVFGKKVDAGFDLYRTDFKNQVVVDLYTPTVIPGTHQALFYNLDGKSFANSLQLDFNVELAKHLDLRTAYKYYDIQTDYLSGRSERPLQAKHRFFGNVAYETHIDDKGKQWKFDFTYNWMGEQKLPETASNPVEDRLPEYSPSYSLMNTQITRIFSPTFEVYVGGENIGNYRQEKAIVGSENPFGSTFDASIVYAPVFGQMYYAGLRYKIK, via the coding sequence ATGAAAAAACAAATTTCAATACTTTTATTGATGCTGTTTTGTGTCTTCAATTCTTATTCGCAAGACAGTTTGCTAGAAGTAAAAGTACAATCGCAGCGTAAAAGTTTGCAAAAATCTTCGAAGATTACGGCAAACACAACCTTGCTAACCAGTAAGGAATTGCTCAAAGCGGCTTGTTGTAATCTCGCCGAAAGCTTTGAAACCAATCCTTCAATCGATGTGAATTTTTCGGATGCTTTGACGGGAACCAAGCAAATCAAAATGCTAGGTTTGACCAGTCCGTATTTGATGATTACTGAAGAAAATATTCCATCAGTTCGAGGTGCTTCTCAAGCCTACGGACTTTCTTTTACGCCGGGAACTTGGGTCGAAAGTATCCAAATCACAAAAGGAGCGGGTAGTGTTGTCAACGGCTACGAAAGTATTTCGGGACAAATCAACACCGAATTAATTAAACCGGTCAATGACATTCCTTTTTTCTTGAATGCTTATGGTTCGACCGACAGCCGTTTTGAATTGAATACGCATTTCAATACCAAAATTTCAGATAAATGGGCGAGTAGTATGTTCGTTCATGGCAATACCCGAATTGCCAAAAACGATATGAATGACGATGGTTTTTTGGACAATCCATTGGCAAAACAAATCAATGTTTTGAATCGTTGGCAATATACCGATGCCGAGAAAGGCTGGGTAAGTTTTATCAATTTCCGTTATATGAATGACGAAAAACAAACGGGTGAAATGGATTTTGACCCAAAGAAAGATAAAGGAACGACTAGTTTTTGGGGTTCCGAAATCAACACGGAGCGTTTTAATGTATCGGCTAAACTGGGTTATGTTTTTCCAGAAATGCCGTATCAAAGTATTGGCTTTCAAAACGCTTTTGACAGTCACAATCAAGATTCTTATTTTGGTTTGAACCAATACAACATCAAACAAAGTAGTTATTATTCGAATTTGATTTTCAACTCGATTATCAATAACACGATGAACAAATTTGCAACGGGTTTGAACTTTACTTACGATAAGTATCAGGAATTTGTGAACGTGACGGATTATAGCAGAATTGATAACTCCGTTGGGGCTTTCTTTGAATACACATTTGACAACAGTTCAAATTTTAGTTTTATAGCTGGTGGACGAATCGATAATCACAATCGTTTAGGAGTTTTTGTTACACCAAGATTACACGCCCGATACAATCCTTGGGCGAAAGGCGTTTTGCGAGCTTCGGCAGGAAGAGGAAAACGTTCTGCCAATATTTTTGCTGAAAATCAGCCTCTTTTTGCGAGTTCTAGAGCTTTTGAAATTTTGGATTCCAACGGAAAAATTTATGGTCTAGATCCTGAAATCGCTTGGAATTACGGCTTGAGTTTCAATCAAGGATTTTTTGTTTTTGGTAAAAAAGTCGATGCTGGTTTTGACCTTTACAGAACCGATTTCAAAAATCAAGTAGTGGTCGATTTATATACGCCGACAGTGATTCCAGGGACGCATCAGGCTTTATTCTACAATTTAGATGGGAAATCTTTTGCTAATAGTTTGCAATTAGACTTTAATGTAGAATTGGCAAAACATCTTGATTTAAGAACCGCTTATAAATATTACGACATTCAAACCGATTATTTGAGTGGAAGAAGCGAAAGACCTTTGCAAGCCAAACATCGCTTTTTTGGAAATGTAGCTTATGAAACCCACATTGATGACAAAGGAAAACAGTGGAAATTTGATTTCACTTACAATTGGATGGGCGAACAAAAATTACCAGAAACGGCATCAAATCCAGTGGAAGATAGGCTTCCAGAATATTCGCCTTCTTATTCTTTGATGAATACCCAAATTACTAGAATTTTTTCTCCTACTTTTGAAGTCTATGTTGGCGGTGAAAACATTGGAAACTATAGACAAGAAAAAGCGATTGTGGGTAGCGAAAATCCTTTTGGTTCTACATTTGATGCTTCTATTGTTTATGCGCCAGTTTTTGGACAAATGTATTATGCGGGGCTTCGATATAAAATAAAATAA
- a CDS encoding HYC_CC_PP family protein has protein sequence MNFKKHISIFLALFLLVSNVGFAIDVHYCGGEIASVKPVFWKKAELQDISCCPPKATASIEKKDSCCKDKVLKFQKKSENTTVTSIAFHSNFVFLFEEWKPIVFAKTSNFKSSEITSYYCDANAPPLFQLYHQYIFYV, from the coding sequence ATGAACTTCAAAAAGCACATTAGTATTTTTCTAGCTTTATTCCTGTTGGTTTCCAATGTGGGATTTGCTATAGATGTGCATTATTGCGGAGGAGAAATAGCTTCTGTAAAACCTGTTTTCTGGAAAAAAGCTGAACTCCAAGACATAAGTTGTTGTCCTCCGAAAGCTACTGCTAGTATTGAAAAAAAAGACAGTTGTTGCAAGGATAAAGTGTTGAAATTCCAAAAGAAATCCGAAAATACTACTGTAACTTCTATTGCCTTTCACTCTAATTTTGTTTTCTTATTCGAAGAATGGAAACCTATTGTTTTTGCTAAAACTTCCAATTTCAAAAGCAGCGAAATCACTTCTTATTATTGCGATGCCAATGCGCCGCCGCTGTTTCAATTATACCATCAATACATTTTCTACGTCTGA
- a CDS encoding exosortase F system-associated membrane protein — protein MLQKLLNNKVKILLLILLVLLLALVRAYESVLFYDPFLVYFKKEYYSLPLPEINTVSLFFGIAFRYFLNTIISLAIIYVAFKDLEAIKFASILYVLFFVILIVAFFLVLNFIGETSKMPLFYIRRFLIQPIFLLLFLPAFYFQKQNQ, from the coding sequence ATGCTACAAAAACTGCTAAATAATAAAGTAAAAATTCTGTTACTGATCTTGCTGGTGCTTTTGTTGGCTTTGGTAAGAGCTTATGAAAGTGTTTTGTTTTACGATCCTTTTTTGGTCTATTTCAAAAAAGAATACTACAGTTTACCTTTGCCAGAAATCAATACTGTTTCCTTATTTTTCGGAATTGCTTTTCGATATTTTTTAAATACTATAATCTCTTTGGCTATAATTTATGTAGCTTTCAAAGATTTAGAAGCCATTAAATTTGCCTCAATTTTATATGTTTTGTTTTTTGTAATTCTTATTGTTGCTTTCTTTTTGGTACTCAATTTTATTGGAGAAACCAGTAAAATGCCATTATTTTATATTCGACGATTTCTGATTCAACCTATTTTTTTGCTGTTGTTTTTGCCTGCTTTTTATTTTCAAAAGCAAAATCAGTAA
- the xrtF gene encoding exosortase family protein XrtF has protein sequence MKKYLILYKPFLLFLGKFLVTYLILTFVYESYLGQFDVSKFEADSFTELVAQQTKSVMLFFDADVRTTPNTKEAAVNLFYNGRHIARIIEGCNGLSVIILFVSFIVAFSGKMKATVLYILGGSVLIHILNVARIAILCVLLYSFPHQEHILHGVVFPLFIYGVVFILWVIWVNKFSKYATKTAK, from the coding sequence TTGAAAAAATATTTAATTCTCTACAAGCCGTTTTTGCTTTTTTTAGGAAAGTTTCTGGTGACCTATCTGATTTTGACTTTTGTTTATGAGAGTTATCTTGGTCAGTTTGATGTGTCAAAATTTGAGGCGGATAGTTTTACAGAGTTGGTTGCCCAACAAACCAAATCAGTTATGCTATTTTTTGATGCAGATGTCAGAACCACTCCTAACACCAAGGAAGCAGCAGTAAATTTATTTTATAATGGAAGACATATTGCTCGTATTATTGAAGGTTGCAATGGTTTAAGCGTGATTATTTTATTTGTTTCTTTTATTGTTGCTTTTTCGGGAAAAATGAAAGCAACTGTTTTGTACATTCTTGGCGGAAGTGTACTCATTCATATTTTGAATGTGGCTCGAATTGCTATTTTATGTGTTTTGTTGTATTCTTTTCCGCATCAAGAACATATTCTGCACGGCGTAGTTTTTCCATTGTTTATCTATGGAGTTGTTTTTATTTTATGGGTTATTTGGGTCAATAAATTTTCGAAGTATGCTACAAAAACTGCTAAATAA
- a CDS encoding GAF domain-containing protein gives MTFEELKPKVTEITLNSSLSREEKLLEICKLLSDSISYYNWVGFYFANHETKTLHLGPYIGAETDHTVIPFGKGICGQVAVSNANFVVPDVAAQDNYIACSFTVKSEIVVPLFVNGENIGQIDIDSHVLNPFTEADERFLEFVNAVIAKLF, from the coding sequence ATGACTTTCGAAGAATTAAAACCAAAAGTAACTGAAATCACTTTAAATTCAAGCCTTTCTAGAGAAGAAAAACTCTTGGAAATTTGCAAACTCTTGAGCGATTCTATTTCCTATTATAATTGGGTAGGTTTTTATTTTGCCAATCACGAAACTAAAACACTACATCTTGGTCCCTACATTGGAGCCGAAACAGATCATACTGTAATTCCTTTTGGCAAAGGCATTTGCGGTCAAGTAGCAGTTTCCAATGCCAATTTTGTGGTTCCAGATGTAGCTGCACAAGACAATTATATCGCTTGTAGCTTTACTGTAAAATCAGAAATTGTTGTGCCTCTTTTTGTAAATGGCGAAAACATTGGACAAATCGATATTGACAGCCACGTTCTGAATCCGTTTACAGAAGCTGATGAACGGTTTTTAGAATTTGTGAATGCAGTAATTGCAAAACTGTTTTAA
- a CDS encoding TIGR03643 family protein, whose protein sequence is MSNYPIPLPTKESLSEIAIDRIIEMAWEDRTPFDAIKFQFGLTEADVKALMKKELKFSSYKLWRKRVENCKTKHQAKRSENIDRFKCNRQRAISSNKISKR, encoded by the coding sequence ATGTCAAACTATCCAATTCCTCTTCCAACAAAAGAATCGCTTTCTGAAATAGCTATTGATCGCATTATCGAAATGGCTTGGGAAGACCGCACCCCTTTTGACGCCATCAAATTTCAATTCGGACTCACAGAAGCCGACGTGAAAGCGTTGATGAAAAAAGAACTCAAATTTTCGAGTTACAAATTGTGGCGAAAGCGTGTCGAGAATTGCAAAACCAAGCATCAAGCCAAACGTTCAGAAAACATAGACCGCTTTAAATGCAACCGACAAAGAGCCATTTCTAGTAATAAAATAAGCAAACGATAA
- a CDS encoding DUF2452 domain-containing protein, translated as MKKEIPDNVVFSIENGYNASVLPYATSVGAPIIKTDDVVSWKNRGISNVNKEFESKFNELKLQYKKLMDEYQWNELIYNAKFSFEPIVGEIYHLYLKEDGTYFLSIISPKEWNKEHIGTFQLNSDKKWIHIN; from the coding sequence ATGAAAAAAGAAATACCCGATAATGTTGTTTTTTCGATAGAAAACGGATACAATGCCAGTGTTTTACCTTATGCAACTAGTGTTGGCGCACCAATAATCAAAACAGACGACGTAGTTTCTTGGAAAAACCGAGGCATTAGCAATGTCAACAAAGAGTTTGAAAGCAAATTCAACGAACTGAAACTGCAATACAAAAAATTGATGGACGAATACCAATGGAACGAATTGATTTATAACGCAAAATTTTCATTCGAACCTATTGTTGGCGAAATCTATCATCTGTATTTAAAAGAAGATGGAACTTATTTTTTGTCCATCATTTCACCAAAAGAATGGAACAAAGAACACATCGGAACTTTTCAATTGAATAGCGACAAAAAATGGATTCACATAAATTAA
- a CDS encoding flavin reductase family protein has translation MKKHISFEEIQKMEKQKRVHFINSLGGFKSVSLLGTINNEGQTNLGIFSSIFHIGANPALIALLFRPSPPERDTLRNIMETGFYTINHINENIYQQAHQTSARYNPDISEFNATGLQAVYKNNFKAPFVAESNVQFGVEFKERIDIAINNTIMIIGEIKEVYVPENCLNEDGFIDLEKANTITCSGLDSYHKTVQLDRLSYAKPDKELTSLL, from the coding sequence ATGAAAAAACACATTTCTTTTGAGGAAATACAGAAGATGGAAAAACAAAAAAGAGTCCATTTTATTAACAGTTTGGGCGGATTCAAAAGTGTCTCTTTGTTAGGAACTATCAATAATGAAGGACAAACCAATCTGGGAATTTTTAGTTCCATTTTTCATATTGGTGCCAATCCGGCTTTGATTGCTTTGCTTTTTAGACCAAGTCCACCAGAGCGTGACACGCTGCGAAATATCATGGAAACTGGTTTTTATACCATCAATCACATCAACGAAAATATATACCAACAAGCACACCAAACCTCGGCTCGATATAATCCTGATATTTCTGAATTTAACGCAACTGGATTGCAAGCAGTATATAAAAACAACTTCAAAGCGCCTTTTGTTGCAGAAAGTAACGTTCAATTTGGCGTTGAATTCAAAGAGCGAATCGATATTGCTATCAACAATACCATAATGATTATTGGCGAAATCAAAGAAGTGTATGTTCCTGAAAACTGCCTTAACGAAGATGGATTTATAGATCTCGAAAAGGCAAATACCATCACTTGTTCAGGATTGGATAGTTATCACAAAACCGTTCAATTAGACCGTTTGAGCTATGCAAAACCTGATAAAGAATTAACTTCTCTTTTATAA
- a CDS encoding cryptochrome/deoxyribodipyrimidine photo-lyase family protein, with protein MNKPAINIVWFKRDLRFFDNEALFHAHQSGLPLLLVYFFEPSVMNYDDADVRHWRFIYESIQDLQLKLNIFDTEIYFFHNEVETVFQELIKNFEINAVFSHQEIGNKLTFDRDISMQKFFNDKNIVWKEFQLHGVIRKLKSRSDWDKRWENVMRAEPKIVKESELNLVSLDLDFYNQIKGANLPTEITTPNKNFQQGGEDLAWRYLNSFVKERYVNYSKHISKPALSRTGCSRLSPYLAYGNISMRAVYQYTNQFYETAKNKRAILNFVSRLHWHCHFMQKFEDECRMEFENVNRAYDVLIKPKNEAYIKAWQEGKTGVPIVDACMRCLVATGYINFRMRAMVVSFFTFNLWQDWRELHFLARQFLDYEPGIHYPQIQMQSGTTGINTIRIYSPIKNSQEHDSEGVFIKKWLPELAEIPVDLLHEPWKMNELEQQFYNCKIGVYYPEPIVNIEETRKYASDIVWSFRKKDEVKQEGKRILQKHVSNPNKPKNARSKKTKPTP; from the coding sequence TTGAATAAACCCGCCATCAATATTGTTTGGTTCAAACGCGACTTACGTTTCTTTGACAACGAAGCTTTGTTTCATGCCCATCAATCTGGATTACCTTTATTGTTGGTTTATTTTTTTGAACCATCGGTTATGAATTATGATGATGCTGATGTGCGGCATTGGCGGTTTATTTACGAATCCATTCAAGATTTACAACTAAAATTGAACATTTTTGATACTGAAATTTACTTTTTTCACAATGAAGTAGAAACTGTTTTTCAAGAATTAATCAAAAATTTTGAAATCAACGCCGTTTTTTCGCACCAAGAAATTGGCAACAAATTGACTTTCGACAGAGACATTTCGATGCAAAAATTCTTTAATGATAAAAACATTGTCTGGAAAGAATTTCAACTGCACGGCGTAATTCGAAAACTAAAATCAAGAAGCGATTGGGACAAACGTTGGGAAAACGTAATGCGAGCCGAACCAAAAATTGTAAAAGAATCTGAATTGAATTTGGTATCATTGGATTTAGATTTTTATAACCAAATTAAAGGAGCCAATTTGCCAACAGAAATCACAACTCCCAACAAAAATTTCCAGCAAGGAGGCGAAGATTTGGCCTGGCGGTATCTGAACAGTTTTGTCAAAGAACGCTATGTCAATTACAGCAAACACATCTCGAAACCGGCTTTGAGCCGAACTGGTTGTAGTAGATTGTCGCCATATCTAGCTTACGGAAACATCAGTATGCGAGCCGTTTATCAATACACGAATCAGTTTTATGAAACTGCCAAAAACAAGCGAGCCATTCTCAATTTTGTATCAAGATTACACTGGCATTGTCATTTTATGCAAAAATTTGAAGACGAATGCCGAATGGAATTTGAAAACGTCAATCGGGCTTATGATGTTTTAATTAAACCCAAAAACGAAGCCTATATCAAGGCTTGGCAAGAAGGCAAAACGGGCGTTCCTATTGTTGATGCGTGTATGCGATGCTTGGTTGCAACGGGTTATATTAACTTTAGAATGCGGGCAATGGTGGTTTCGTTTTTCACTTTTAATCTTTGGCAAGATTGGCGGGAATTGCATTTTTTGGCACGACAATTTTTGGATTACGAACCCGGAATTCACTATCCGCAAATTCAAATGCAATCAGGAACAACGGGTATTAACACGATTCGAATTTACAGTCCGATAAAAAACTCGCAAGAACATGATTCGGAAGGGGTTTTTATCAAAAAATGGTTGCCCGAATTAGCCGAAATTCCAGTTGACTTATTACACGAACCATGGAAGATGAACGAATTAGAACAACAATTTTATAATTGTAAAATAGGAGTTTATTATCCTGAACCCATTGTAAACATTGAAGAAACCCGAAAATATGCCAGCGATATCGTGTGGAGTTTCCGCAAAAAAGACGAAGTAAAACAAGAAGGCAAGCGAATTTTGCAAAAACACGTTTCGAACCCTAATAAACCCAAAAATGCGAGGAGTAAAAAAACAAAACCTACCCCATAA
- a CDS encoding DUF2256 domain-containing protein: MRGVKKQNLPHKICIVCQKPFAWRKKWEKVWDEVKYCSDKCRMNE, encoded by the coding sequence ATGCGAGGAGTAAAAAAACAAAACCTACCCCATAAAATTTGTATCGTTTGCCAAAAACCATTCGCTTGGCGCAAAAAATGGGAAAAAGTTTGGGACGAAGTGAAGTATTGTAGTGATAAATGTAGAATGAATGAATAA
- a CDS encoding cryptochrome/photolyase family protein encodes MSKTLRLILGDQLNSNHSWFQTVDDSVTYVLMEIRSETDYATHHIQKITAFFAAMRNFANELKSKKHQVIYLHLNDADNLQTFDKNIQYLIDKHQFTNFEYQLPDEFRLDELLKNFCKTLSIPTKTFDSEHFMSSRNELGAFFEGKKTFLMESFYHKMRKKHNVLMQGDKPLTGKWNYDGDNRKKLPKNHKPTSPLVFDNDVSKIVSEINKTDIKTIGTIDATNFVWPINRSQSLELLDFFVRECLSLFGSYQDAMTPNEWSLYHSRISFSMNIKMISPQEVIEKAIEEWKNRPDEIEYNQLEGFVRQIIGWREYMRGIYWYKMPEFATMNYFDNQEKLPDWFWTGKTKMNCLKDAISQSLKFAYAHHIQRLMITGNFALLAGVHPDEVDAWYLGIYIDAIEWVEITNTRGMSQFADGGIVGTKPYVSSASYIDKMSHYCGSCFYKKAVKTGDKACPLNSLYWNFYDKNEDKLGKNPRIGMMYNVWRKMQPEAKAELLQQADYYLKNINDL; translated from the coding sequence ATGTCAAAAACCCTACGATTAATACTCGGCGATCAACTCAACAGCAATCATTCTTGGTTTCAAACCGTAGATGATTCCGTCACTTATGTATTGATGGAAATCCGTTCCGAAACCGATTATGCCACACATCACATACAGAAAATTACAGCCTTCTTTGCGGCTATGCGAAATTTTGCTAACGAATTAAAATCAAAAAAGCATCAGGTCATTTATTTGCATTTGAATGATGCTGACAACTTGCAAACCTTTGACAAAAACATTCAATATCTTATAGACAAACATCAATTTACCAATTTCGAATACCAATTGCCCGATGAATTCCGATTGGATGAATTATTGAAAAACTTTTGCAAAACGCTCTCGATTCCAACAAAAACATTCGATTCGGAGCATTTTATGAGTTCGAGAAACGAATTGGGTGCTTTTTTTGAAGGGAAGAAAACATTCTTGATGGAAAGTTTTTATCATAAAATGCGAAAAAAACACAACGTATTGATGCAAGGCGACAAACCGCTAACTGGAAAATGGAATTATGATGGCGATAATCGTAAAAAATTACCCAAAAACCACAAACCCACTTCGCCCCTAGTTTTCGATAATGATGTTTCGAAAATAGTTTCAGAAATTAATAAAACCGACATCAAAACCATTGGAACCATTGATGCCACAAATTTTGTTTGGCCTATAAACAGAAGTCAATCGCTAGAGTTATTAGATTTTTTTGTTAGGGAATGTTTATCGCTCTTTGGAAGTTATCAAGATGCGATGACACCCAACGAATGGTCTTTGTATCATTCTCGGATTTCGTTTTCGATGAACATTAAAATGATTTCGCCACAAGAAGTTATTGAAAAAGCTATAGAAGAATGGAAAAATCGCCCCGACGAAATAGAATACAACCAACTCGAAGGATTTGTGCGACAAATTATTGGTTGGCGCGAATATATGCGAGGCATTTATTGGTACAAAATGCCCGAATTTGCTACGATGAATTACTTTGATAATCAAGAAAAATTGCCCGATTGGTTCTGGACGGGTAAAACCAAAATGAATTGCCTCAAAGACGCCATCAGTCAATCCTTGAAATTTGCTTACGCCCATCACATTCAGCGATTGATGATTACTGGGAATTTTGCGCTCTTGGCTGGAGTTCATCCTGATGAAGTAGACGCTTGGTATTTGGGCATTTACATTGACGCTATCGAATGGGTCGAAATTACCAACACCCGTGGCATGAGCCAGTTTGCCGATGGAGGAATTGTAGGAACAAAACCCTATGTAAGTTCGGCTTCTTATATTGACAAAATGAGTCATTATTGTGGTTCGTGTTTTTATAAAAAAGCAGTAAAAACAGGCGATAAAGCGTGTCCGTTGAATAGTTTGTATTGGAATTTTTATGATAAAAACGAAGACAAACTGGGCAAAAATCCTAGAATTGGAATGATGTACAATGTATGGCGCAAAATGCAGCCCGAAGCCAAAGCCGAATTGTTACAACAAGCCGATTATTATTTAAAAAACATAAATGATTTGTAA